The genomic stretch GCTATCCAGGTGACCATGATACTATATGAGGTGCTTAGGTTGTACCCGCCGGCAGTGTCACTAAACCGAAGAACATTCAAAGACATGACGATTGGAGGCATCTCCTACCCTGCAGGGGTTATCCTCGAGCTTCCCACAATCGTTGTCCACCACAGTACTGATGTCTGGGGGAAGGACGCACATGAGTTCAAGCCAGAGAGGTTCGCTGAAGGGATCTCAAAGGCAACCAAGGACCGACCAGCGTTCTTTCCATTCGGATGGGGGCCAAGGATCTGCATCGGGCAAAACTTTGCACTGCTTGAGGCCAAGATGGCTTTGAGCATGATCCTCCAGCGCTTTGAGTTCCAACTGTCGCCTTCGTACACGCATGCACCGTACACTGTTCTTACGCTGCATCCTCAGCATGGCGCGCCAATTATATTCAAGAGGATATGATCGTCTTATATGACATCATCGATCATTGTCAATGAGTATGTCATagtgcaaaaataaataaatttgtatGGGTTAGTACTATATTATTATAGGGAATTTAGTTTTGTGTATCTAAATTTTGAGGTAGAAATAAAATGGCACGAGATATATTGCTTGGAGCTAGGGGTGTAAATAGATCAAATATGGTTGAGATCATCTATTGCAACAACCAAAAAAATACCATTGCAACATTCAAAATCATCTGTTGCAACATCTAAAAAAATTATTACAACACAGCGAGATCTGACCCTGAAAGCTCGCTAAAACCCTAGCCACCACAGTATCCCTTAGATCTAGGggggaggacgaggaggagaaggaggaggagaagaagagcTTAGATCTAGAGGAGAAGGGGGAGGAGGACAAAGAAGATGGCTCAGATCCAGAAAGGATCCACCTACCTCGCCAGAAGCCACCGCCATTGTGCTTCTCTCTGGTGCCATGGAGATCACCAGAGCAAGGGGAGGGAGGCACAGCTTGTCGAAAAGCCTCCGCTCGGTGGCATGGTGGTAGGAGCAGGGAGTCAGGGAACGAGGGAGCACCAGCGGGTGGGCGAGATGACAGTGACTGCGCGGTGTCTGTCCTTGTTACGGGAGTGAGCGAGGTGAGGAACGGCTGCAGAAGTTATGAGAGGATAAGGATGAATGCAAGAGACAACATCTGAGAAAGCGTGCTGCAGGGGTGGGTCGGTTGGATTGGCTGTTAGATGTGTGCCGTAAGAGCAGGTCCATTCACATGTCTTCAGGTGCGTCCGTTCGTGTCCGAACCGCCGTTACCTATCATTACTGTATCCCAGTGACGATGATACTTTACGAGGTGCTCAGGTTGTACCCGCCGACAGTGAGTCTAAACTGAAGAACATTCAAAGACATACAAATTGGAGGCATCACATACCCTGCAGGCCGGGGTAATCCTCGAGCTTCCCATAATCGTTGTCCACCACAATCCTGATGTTTGGGGGAACGATGCAAACAAGTTCAACCTAGAGAGGTTTGCTGAGGGCATCTCAAAGGCGACCAAGGATGACCAACCGACGTTCTTCCCCTTTGGGTGGGGCCTGAGGATCTGCATCGGCCAGAACTTTGCGCTGCTTGAGTTCCGACTATCCCCTTTGTACATGCATGCACCGTACACTATCCTTATGATgcatcctcagcatggtgcaccAATTATATTCAACAAGATCTGATCATCTTATATGACATCATTGAACGTTGTCAATGAGTATGTCACAGTGCAAAAATAATAGACTTGTATGAGTAATGTTGTATTAGGGACTCTAGTTTTTTGTATCTGATTTTGAAGGTGGAACAAAAATGGCAGGAGATAGTGGGCCTGTTTGGTTAGCGCTTCGCAAACCCCTTCGCGAGCATTCGAAAAGTTagatttagtttttttttgtgcTTCGCTGTGCACTAGAATGATGCTAAATTGACCACATTCGCAAATCTTATAAGTAGTTCATTTCGTTCTACTTGACAGATTCCATTTGTTTGATAGCTAGCTCTTTGTTTTGTTGGAAACTTATATGTGCACTGTTTGATTTGCTACTCAGTCATCAGCACTTGAAGCTTGTAGGAGGCTAATGACTCAAGAGGTTTATAAAGATGCAAAAGGATGTTATGTGTGTAGTGCTGATGTATgatcgaggaggaggaggagggatcCCGGTTTCTGCAGTTTAAACCTTTAGGCGAATCCCTAGTGAGGTCTCTCTGGAATAGTACATATCGGTGAAAACCTAGGCAAAAACACCCTGAAGCTTCAGCCTCACGCTGGATTATTGAAACATTCAAACTGTATCCTGATCGTGATGCATCTCGAGCTAACATGTGTTTTCATGAGCTGCATAAGAAGGTTTAGTCTTTCTATCTGTTGGTGGCATGCTGATTGCTGAATCTGCAGAAGTTTAGGGGTCTAGCTCTCTGTCTCTTTGCAAATCTCTGTTACTATCTGCAGATAATATGAGGTCAAAATTTGCTACAGGACATTGAAAGTGACACCTCTTTGCTGGTGGACATTGAAAATGGCAAGATTTGCTGAAAGATACTACGATTCTTATCAAATTTGCTAGTAGACAACGGACCTAATAAATATTCATTTTTGGCTTTTGAAGAGAGAGGATCCATGAAATGTCCTTTGTGCCCTTGCTCTTTCTTCTTCCCCTCTTTCTGGCTTTTGAGGAGAGAAGAGCAGTCAACAACACCAGCAGCACTGCAGGCGAGAACAAACTCGGTCAGGGTGGTGGCCGAGTTGAAACGTGGCGCGGTCGAGGGCTGAGCAGACACAGCTGCAGGGAGCAGGCGCAACACTGCATGGCCATAGGGAGTGGGCCAGCGGATGGCATAGGTTGCGGCATAGGGCGGTGCGACGCAGGCCGAGGAGGACGGGGCAGGGCTACACAGGGCTGGGACGGGTTGCGCAGAGACGTAGCATGGGCGGCATGGCGGCAACAGGCGCAGTCTCGGTGATGTGCTAAGCGTATAGGCCGCCGAATGAAGGCAGTCAAATCGTCTGTCTAGTGGTGGCAGTGGCGGCCGACGGCCAGATCCAGTGTGCCCCGACGGCCGGTGGTGGCCCACATGCTCTTGCGGCTAGTGGTGACCCACGAGAGCCAACAGTGAGCGAGGAGAAGAACAGATAGTGAGAAAGATGAAAGAGGCAAGGGCATAAAGGTTATTTTATAGCCCTTTTCTTGCCTCAAAGGCcaaaaatgagtatcttattgGGTCTAGTGTCCACCAGCAAAATTGATAAGAATTGAGGTGTCTTCTAGCAAATCTCTAGGGCCCACTAGAAAAGAGGGATCACTTTTATCTACAGATGGTATTGTATGGTTGTCAGAATGCAATTCTATCATAAGTTTCATGATTGAAATTGTTATGTTAATTGACGATTCTAATAGCGTGAGTGTGGGGTAACATAATCTGACCATACACAATTCATAATCTATGATTTTGACAAGGTCATACATATAGTTTTCAAAATATACAATAGTGTTTAGTTAATCTTTTTTGAATGGCAATGGGAGGGGAGAGTTTTCTGTTGAAGACTATATTTAGCATAGCACATTCTGTTGTACACGTTAGCACATTCTGTTGTACAAGTTCCGTAGTCCACGGTCACCACGACCCGACGGTTACGGCGCCCTACGCGGTCAGCCGATCACTGTCCCTGTGTAATCGTGTATATGAGCTCCTCAAGGCAATGAATCATTCTCGTTGGCTCTTATTCTTACTCTCTAGATGGTATCAACAGTTTATGTTACTTTCTCTTCTTGCCATCTACACTGCCCCCTCCTTCCGCCGCCAACCAGCCGCCATGAATGACCTCAATCCTCTGTTCGACGGTGACGTCGAGGACGATGCCTCCTCCTCCACATCCTCAGCCGACGGTGCCTCCTACACAGACACCATCGTGGCCACTCCACCCACCACCGTTCTTCAAACCGTGAACATACGCCATCATGTTCCGGTCGAGCTTGATCTTCAGGAATTATGTTGAATGGCGGTGCTTCTTCGATGCCGTCATCGGCAAATTCGGTCTCACCACCCACATCACTGACGCCCCCACTTCCGCCAAACGTCGTGATCCTGACTAGATCATGATCGATCAATGCATCCTTGGATGGCTCTACAACTCCATCTCCAAAGATGTCCGCGCTATCGTGCGCACCGAGAAGGCGTCCGTGTACACCATCTGGAACAAGATCCATGAACAGTTCCGCGACAACGAACTCCATCGCGCGGTGTACCTTGAAGTGCAGTTCCGCACACTCATGCAAGGCGACATGGACATCGCAACCTACACCGGCAAGCTCAAGTGCCTCGTGGACGCCCTGCGCGACGTCGTGCTTAACATGCTTCGTGGTCTTTCCCCCAAATATCGCCACGCTGTACCAGTGATCACCGCCAAGCAGCCTCCCCATAACTTCTTCTCTGCCCGTTCTTATTTGTTATTGGAGGAGAAGTACGATGCCGAACATGACAAGGCCTCTGTGCAACACGCTCTCATGGCCTCTGGTGCCTCCGGATCGTGGGAATCGGAACCAGCGACACTCAGGCGAGTGCATCGCGCCCACCTGCTTCAAACATGGGTGACGGCGCATCCGTGAATCACATATCCAACAATGGATCGCGACCTGCATCTACTGGCTCCAGTCCACCATCGTGCTACGGCAACAATCGCAGTGGCAGGAAGCGCGGCCAGGGTCGCGGTGGGCAACACGGCCCCCGTCCTCCTGTCTGGATGCCATGAGTGAATCCATGGACGGTCATGGTTCAGGCATGGCAAATGGCGTTCCGTGCTCCGGCCATGGGTGTTCTCAGTCCCAGGCCTGGCACCCAAGCGAACCAGGCCTACTTCGCTGCACCACCACCAGGTCAGCCCTTCGGCGCCGCCTCCAGCTCCACCCCGCTCGACGTCTGGAACAACTAGGCCATGCTCGCTGCACTGGTGAACTCTGGCATTCCACCATCCGGTCCGCAGAGTGCTGAGTGGTACTTCGACACCATAGCTTCATCACACATGACCTCCAACACTGGTAGCCTCTCCTCCCTTCGCCCACACCAATCACCGCCAGCAATGGTGCGCCTTGCTGTCAGTCACTCACCGTGCAAATGGCCAGCTTGCCACGGCCAGTTCACCACTTCAACTCAACATCTTGGTCTCCCCATCTCTTGTTAAAAAATCTTATTTCTGTCTGATCTCTAACTCATGATAATCATATTTCTGTCGAGTTTGATTCGTTTGGTTTCTCTGTCAAGGATCTACTCACACGGGCGGAGATTCTCCGATGTAACAGCCATGGCAAGTTGTAACCCCTGACGTCTACCTCCCCACAAGCTTTCGTTGCCTCTGCACCCACCACAGAGCTATGGCACCAACGCCTCGGGCATCCAGGCCAGGACGTCACCAACTCCACAAGACATTGGCCACTCTAAACCTTCAGTTCACCAAGTCCACAAATAATACATGCGATGCATGTCAGCTGGGCAAGCACGTCAGGCTGCCCTTTTCCTCTTCCAATTCAATTTCATATGTTCCCTTTCAAATTATTCATGCCGATGTATGGACACCTCCAATTACTAGTTTTTCTGGATTCAAATACTATCTTGTCTCAATAGATGATTATTCCCATTACATGTGGAACTTTCCACTGCGTGCAAAATCCAAAGTTTACACCTGCATTGTTGCCTTTCACGCTTATGTACACACGCAATTCCAGCTGCCACTGCTCGCCATACAAACTGATAATGGTCGCGAGTTCGACAACAATGCCATGCGCAATCATCTCACTACTCACGGCACTGTGCTTCGCCTTTCCTATCCATACACATCCTCGCAGAACGGCAAAGCTGAGCACGCCATCAGGACATTGAACGACTGCGTCCGCAGCATTCTTCTCCATGTTGGCATGCCTCCAGCCTATTGGGTCGAAGCTCTCTCCACTGCTACACACCTGATCAATCTTCGACCCTGCCAATCGAGCGGATCGATGACACCACACCAGCCCCTCATCGGCACTGCACCTGATGTCAGCCATCTCCGAGTATTTGGTTGCCTCTGTTACCCAAACCAATCAGCCACTGCTCCACACAAATTAAGTCCTCGATCCACTCCTTGCGCCCTCCACGGTTACCCAGCTGATCACCGTGGGTACAGGTGCCTGGATCTCCACACCCGTCACGTCATTACGTCGCGGCACGTTGTCTTCAATGAGGCCTGTTTTCCCTTTCTGTCTGCCGAATTTCAGCCGTTGTCGACAACAACTAAACCAGCCACAGCACCCAATTCAGCAGACTCCCCAGTCATCACTCAGACTGTTGCACCATTGCCTCCAGCTCGCAAATTCACGCCAACTCCTCCATTACCGGCGGGATCCCGCTCCTCTCAGCCCCTCCCTACACCACAATCGAGCAACCGATCACTCGCACCAACCTCGTCTGCAACAAACCCTACAGCGCTCAGTGCGCCAGGTTCAACAACCATGCCGCAACTCTTGACAACACTGCCTGCATCCACATCTTCTCCACCGCACATTCCAGCACCCGTCGCAGGCCAAGGCCACACCCATGATATGCCATGACCACAACAACCCATACCACTACTTCTCCACTTCCCAAATCTGTCCGCGGTGCTCTGAAAGATCCAAACTGGCACAAGGCAATGGAAGCTGAGTTCGAGGCCCTGAAAAGCACTGGACTTGGTGGCTGGTGGATCGCCCGCTCGGTGTGAATGTCGTGACAGGGAAGTGGGTCTTCTGGCATAAATTGAACCCTGACAGTACTCTAGagtgctacaaagaaagatgggTCGTCTGTGGTTTTACACAGCGCGAGGGTGTCGACTTCGGCGAGACTTTCACCATCGTTGTTAAACCAGCGACCATCAGGACCGTTCTTGCGATCGCCGCATCAAGGAACTGGTCCACCAAACAACTTGATGTTTCTAATGCCTTTCTTCATGGACAtctaaaggagcaggtcttctATCAACAACCGACTGGATTCATCGACAAGGACAAACCCAACGTCGTTTGCCTTCTCGACAGATCTATGTATGGTCTCCGTCAGGCACCTAGGGCATGGTTCGACTGGTTCGCCGCGTTCATCCGGACCCTCGGCTTCACCGCGACGCGGTCCAACTCATCCCTATTCACACTGCATCACGGCAACAACATCGTCTATCTCCTTCTGTACGTGGACGACATCGTCCTCACAGGCTCTGCCCCGGCACTTCTTTAGGCCATTGTCAACCAACTGCGAGCTGAATTTGATGTCAAGGACATGGGCGATCTTCGCTTCTTCCTCGGCATCGACGTCCGCCAATCCAAGGAAGGCTTCCACCTCTCTCAAGCTCGCTACGCCGCCGACATTCTGGAGCGCACCGGCATGACATCGTGCAAGCCCGTCGCAACTCCCATCGACGCCAAGGGCAAACTAGACGCCACTGGTGTGACCATCGATGACGCCACGAGCTACCGTCAGCTGGCCCGCGCCCTGCAGTATCTGACCGTGACACGCCCAGACATCGCGTTCGCCGTGCAGCAGGTGTCACATGCATGATCTGTGCACGCCTCACCTCGCACTGCTGAAGCGCATTCTTCGCTATGTTCGCGGCACCATGTCGCACGGATTACTGTTGCGCGCCTCGTCAACATTCAACATCACAGCCTACTCCGATGCAGACTGGGCAGGCTGCCCAGAGATGCGCCGATCGACATCCGGTTTCTGCCTTTTCCTTGGAGACGCGCTCGTTTCATGGTCATCGAAGCGGCAGCCAACTGTGTCGCGCTCCAGCGCGGAAGCTGAGTATTAGGCCCTGGCGAATGCCGCCGCTGAGTGCATCTCCACTGCAACATCGACAAAGCAACTCTGGCGTTCTGCTATAATATTTCAGCAGTGTATATGTCAGCCAACCCAGTCCACCATAAACGCACCAAACATATTGAGCTTGACATCCATTTCGTCCGGGAACGAGTTCAAGCCAGCGAGCTCCACGTTCTACACATTCCAACAGATGCACAATATGCTGATGTGTTCACAAAAGGTCTTCCTACATCGACATTTGAAGCTTTTCGTTCCAGTCTTTGCGTTGTACAGTCCAAGCTTTAGACTGCGAGGGGGTGTTGAAGACTTTATTTAGCATAGCACATTTTGTTGTACATGTTAGCACATTCTATTGTACATGTTCTGTAGTCCACGGTCACCACGACCCGATTGTTACGACTTACGACGCCCTGCACGTTCAGCTGATCACTGTCCCTGTGTAATCGTGTATATGAGCTCCTCAAGGCAATGAATCATTCTCGTTGGCTCCTATTCTTACTCTCTACATTTTCCAACCTGACTTTTCATTGATCTCTTTCTCCGTCACCGTCAGGGTGCACATAGGGGCAGACGTCGAACGGCCGTCGTGGTGGCTCATGGTGGTCTACGGGCCACAGGAAGACAGTGATAAGCTGCTCTTTTTGGAAGAGCTATCAGCCATCAGGGACGCATGCTCGGGCCTTTGGGCCATCATTGGAGACTTCAACTCATCCTCGAAGAGGCTGACAAAAACAACAACGCAATCAATAGACGCAACTTAAAGCCGTTTCCGACAGGCGGTGATCGAATTGGAACTCATCGACTTACACCTGCACGGTCGGCGTTATACATGGAGCAACGAGCGCCGATCACCCACCTTGGTGCGGCTGAATCGAGCCTTAGTGTCACTAGAGTGGGAGGCCATGCACTCGGATTGCCACCTACAAGCGCTTTCCTCGGACGCTTCGGACCACTACCCCCTTCTTCTACAAATGCATTTATACTCCCACCACATGCGGTGATTCCACTTCGAAACCTTCTGGCCCAAGACTCCTAGCTTCCAAGAGGCCCTCCTCCGGGGATGGGTCAGTGCGGCCGAAACCACCGACCCGCTACGCCGACTCGACGAGCGGTTCAGGAGCTTCACACGCAAGCTTCAAAGGTGGGCTGCGCATAGGATTGGAAACATCAGGGAGCAGCTTCTAATGGCCCGGGCCATCATCCTCCGCCTGGACCAAGCTGCCGAGCTGAGATCGCTTTCAGAAAGCGAGTATGAGCTTCAGAAGGACCTCAAACTAAAGACCCTAGGGCTGGCCTCCCTAGAACGAACCATGGCGCGTCAGAAGGCAAGGGTGTGGTTCCTCGCCGACGGGGACACCAACACAAAATACTTCCACCTGCTTGCCCGGGGCCGAAAGCGTAGGAACGTGATCACCCGGCTATGAGACGACAACGACACGACCTGCACATCACATGAAGAGATGGAAATTGCGATCTACGACCACTTCAGGGGAGTGTTCGGCCACCCTGGGTCGGGATCCTTCACGATGGATTTCCAGGCGCTCGAAATAACCCCTGCCGACCTGTCCGCACTTGACCTGCCCTTCTCCGAGGAGGAGGTCGAAATGGTCGTGCGTGAGATGCCTTCGAAGAGGGCACCGGGGCCAGACAGTTACACTGGAGCGTTCTACAAATCAGCTTTGGCCGGTCATCAAGTCAGACGTCATGGTCGCCTGAATGCGCTATTCTTCGGGGACAGCAGAGCCTTCGGCTGGCTCAATAACACCTACGTCATCCTGCTGCCCAAGAAACCATACTCCAACACACCTGGCGACTCTGGCCAATCACGATGATACATAGTTTCAGGAAACTAGCATCCAAACTGCTAGCATCGAGATTAGCGCCAAAGCTCAAGGACATCATCTCGCCGAACCAAAATGCCTTGATCTGCGGGAGGACAATCCAtgacaacttcaagttcgtccaGCGAGCAGCAGTACACATGAGGAAAAGCAAGACACCCATGACGCTCCTAAAGCTTGACATCTCCAAGGCATTTGACACTGTAGCCTGGCCGTTCCTGCTCAACACCTTGCAGGCATTCGGCTTCGGCGCTCAATGGCGCAGATGGGTAGCCACATTGCTATCCTTGGCCACGTCCCGCATCTTGCTCAATGGACGCCCCAAAAGGCCGATCAAGCACAAGAGAGGAGTGCGGCACGGGGATTCGCTGTCACATATGCTCTTCATCATCGCGATGGAGGTGCTCGCACGTCTTGTCACCACAGCAGCGGATGACAGGCTCCTACAGCCGATGCGGTCGCCTGCACTACGGCACCACTGTAGCCTCTGTGTAGACGACGTCATCATCTTCATGCACCCAAATGCTGCAGATGCCAGGGCAATCAGGGAGATCCTATCCATCTTCGCCGAGGCCTCGGGTCTCAAGACCAACCTCGCCAAATGCTCTATCATGTCGATCTACATGCCAGACGACAACCTACCACAACTCCAGCAGATACTCGGCTGCCAGCTTGCTGAATTCCCAATTACGTACCTCGCCTTGCCACTGAGCGCAAGGAGGATCCCGAAAGCATGGATCCAATCGACCGTCGAGGCCATCGGAAGGCGACTCCCAGGGTGCTATGGGCCACTCATGGCAAGAAGTGGGTGGCTGATCTGGATAAAATTTGTCCTCTCCGCCATCCCCATCTACACCCTCATCGTGGACGGCCTACCACCTTGGGCGATAGACGAGATTAACGCCATCTGCCGCAGATTCCTGTGGACCGGGAAAGAGGGCTCGGACAGGGGAAAGTGCATGGTAGCCTGGCAAACAGTCTGCCGACCGACCGACCTTGGGGGCCTCAGCATCCCCGACCTGCACCTTACCGGCATTGCCTTGCAAACCCAATGGTTGTGGCTGCAGTAAGTCGACGAGAACAGGGCCTGGGCAAAGCTGCCCATCGCTCCATCCAGGGAAGTGCAGGCCTTCTTCGACGCTTCCACATACACCATACTTGGGAATGGCCGCTCCACGACATTCTGGACAGGGAGATGGATCCGGGGCAAGTGGTGAAGGATGTTGCGCCATCACTCCTGGAGTTCGTCAGCCCAAGGGACATCAAGACGACAACTGTCACCGCAGGCTTGGCTAGAAGGGCTTGGGTACGCCAGATCTCCGGAGGGATCACCACCCCGGCCATCCTAGACTATTTCAGGTTGTGGGACCTAGTGTCACAACTTCAGTTGGGTGACAACGAGGACAACCTAATCTGGCGTTGGACAGTAGATGGCAAGTACACATCTAAGTCAGCATACCAGGCCCTGCTGACAGCATCACACCCGGTCCCCGGATGCTCAAGGATATGGAAGACATGGGCCCCCTTCGAGTCAAAATCTTCCTATGGCTCGCTGTTTCGAGGACGGCACTGGACCACGGACTGGAGGAGACGACACGGGCTACACGCAGACGACCACTGCTACCTCTGCGACCAAGATCTTGAAACCATCGACCACATCGTCGCCTCGTGCTCGTACTCGCACCAGGTCTGGTGGACCATGCTAGCGGTTCTCGGAGCCGACGCATCCCAGGTGGGCGGCACGTCCCTGCTAGCCTGGTGGGACCAATGGCGGCGGCGATGGCACGGGGACAAGCAAAAAGTCTTCGCCTTGGCTGCATGGGAAATTTGGAAGGAGCGAAATGCACGTTGCTTCTGAAGCGCTTCTTCCACCGTCAGCCAGCTCCTATCCACCATCAACCATACCGCCGACCAATGGATCGAGGCCGGGGCAAGAAATCTGGGTCGTCTCATCCGGGAGTAATAGGTTACGCATGCAGCAGGGGGCGAGGCTGCACTCATTGTAAAAACTCTAGGCCCTACCCCACCTTGCGCCCCTGTGCGCCTGTAAAAATAACTGCTTCTACTTAATACAAAAGATACGCAAGCCTtttgcgtattcgagaaaaaaattgAACAAATCACACCGTGAATCTGCTATTAGTCTATCCTGATTTGGAAGCCTGAACTTCCACAGCTTTGCTTCTGAAATGCATACGGCAAAGAATTGAGTCAGAGATGAAGCTTCATTCTTGAATATAATCCCATTCCTGCGCTTCCAAATTTGCCAACAGCTCAGAGCAATGAGCGTTGAATAACGTTTAGACGGAATATGTGGGGGAGCGCTCAGCAAATGAAGCCCTGGAGGCGATCGTCGTGGGTCATTGAGTGAGATGTGGATCCCCAACTTCGTCCATACCAAAGTTGCTGTTTAGTTGATCTTAACTCTGAAggtggctgctgccgccgctggCCAACCACATTATCGATACATAAGGAAGAACGAACAAATTTATGAATGTTCAACAATTTCCTGACTGTACATGAGTTCAAATGCTGCTTTTCTGAGCTGCAATGATCAGGTTTAGTTCTGAATGAGCTCACACACTGACACACTAGCTTTTCAAAGCTAAAATGTCAAACAGATTGAGAATGCAAGAATTGAGTATGTATGAAAAACAAAGAAGAAGCATTGTGTTCTTCAGACCCAAATGTACCGTGCAATAGATGCTAACtagtagggatgaaaatgggGATCGGATACGAATGGATATTGCTGATcttatatttgttttcatattttttcggATTCAGATTTGGACGCAGATAGCTACCGGATACATATACAAATACGGATTATCTCGGTTATGTATACAAATAATGAGTATCGAATACAATATGAATCGGATTCGGAGAACGTTGGATACAAATATTtattggaaaaagtctacataacccctcaaactatctagggtggaatacttcattccccaaactataaaaccggatattctaccatctgaactttcaaaaccggtcaaataaccccctcgagtggttttagaaggtggttttatctttttcttttttatttatttccgctgaatctttaaaaaatcataataaatcatagaaaaatcataaaataaaaaattcaattttgttggactccaaatGAGTatatctacacagtgaatatataatataatatactttagtacaaagtttttgttatagctttaaatctatgtttttgtgtaattaatttgtataattcatatatgtagttcctatggtcTAACTGTGGTAaattttttatggtgggctcattattgtatgcttgaactatggtaaaaatttcatactcatcagatcaagta from Sorghum bicolor cultivar BTx623 chromosome 3, Sorghum_bicolor_NCBIv3, whole genome shotgun sequence encodes the following:
- the LOC110433730 gene encoding uncharacterized protein LOC110433730, with translation MIDQCILGWLYNSISKDVRAIVRTEKASVYTIWNKIHEQFRDNELHRAVYLEVQFRTLMQGDMDIATYTGKLKCLVDALRDVVLNMLRGLSPKYRHAVPVITAKQPPHNFFSARSYLLLEEKYDAEHDKASVQHALMASGASGSWESEPATLRRVHRAHLLQTWVTAHP